In a genomic window of Tursiops truncatus isolate mTurTru1 chromosome 7, mTurTru1.mat.Y, whole genome shotgun sequence:
- the SEPTIN2 gene encoding septin-2: MSKQQPTQFINPETPGYVGFANLPNQVHRKSVKKGFEFTLMVVGESGLGKSTLINSLFLTDLYPERVIPGAAEKIERTVQIEASTVEIEERGVKLRLTVVDTPGYGDAINCRDCFKTIISYIDEQFERYLHDESGLNRRHIIDNRVHCCFYFISPFGHGLKPLDVAFMKAIHNKVNIVPVIAKADTLTLKERERLKKRILDEIEEHNIKIYHLPDAESDEDEDFKEQTRLLKASIPFSVVGSNQLIEAKGKKVRGRLYPWGVVEVENPEHNDFLKLRTMLITHMQDLQEVTQDLHYENFRSERLKRGGRKVENEDMNKDQILLEKEAELRRMQEMIARMQAQMQMQMQGGDGDSAVHGHHV, translated from the exons ATGTCTAAG caACAACCAACTCAGTTTATAAATCCAGAAACTCCTGGCTATGTTGGATTTGCAAATCTTCCCAATCAAGTTCATCGAAAATCAGTGAAAAAAGGTTTTGAATTCACGCTAATGGTGGTTG GTGAATCGGGTCTCGGAAAATCAACTCTCATAAACAGCCTCTTCCTGACTGACCTCTACCCAGAAAGAGTCATACCTGGAGCCGCAG agAAAATTGAAAGAACTGTCCAAATTGAGGCATCAACTGTTGAGATTGAAGAGCGAGGGGTCAAGCTGCGGCTGACTGTGGTGGACACACCAGGCTACGGGGACGCCATCAACTGCAGGGATTG CTTTAAGACAATCATCTCCTACATCGATGAGCAGTTTGAACGGTACCTGCATGATGAGAGTGGTCTGAACAGACGGCACATCATTGATAACAGGGTGCACTGTTGCTTTTACTTTATTTCCCCCTTCGGACACGG ACTTAAGCCATTGGATGTTGCGTTTATGAAGGCGATACACAACAAGGTGAACATTGTGCCTGTCATCGCGAAAGCCGACACGCTCACGCTGAAGGAGCGGGAGCGCCTGAAGAAGAGG ATTCTGGATGAGATTGAAGAACATAACATCAAAATCTATCACTTACCTGATGCAGAGTCAGATGAAGATGAAGATTTTAAAGAGCAGACTAGACTTCTCAAG GCCAGTATCCCATTCTCTGTGGTTGGATCCAATCAGCTGATTGAAGCCAAAGGCAAGAAAGTCAGAGGCCGCCTCTACCCGTGGGGCGTCGTGGAGGTGGAGAACCCAGAGCACAACGACTTCCTGAAACTGAGGACGATGCTCAT CACTCACATGCAGGATCTCCAAGAGGTGACCCAGGACCTTCACTACGAAAACTTCCGATCCGAGAGGCTCAAAAGAGGCGGCAG AAAAGTGGAAAATGAGGACATGAATAAAGACCAGATCTTGCTGGAAAAGGAAGCTGAG